A genomic segment from Peribacillus sp. ACCC06369 encodes:
- a CDS encoding nitroreductase family protein yields the protein MTKDFYTAIKERRSYYGINKEVQVSDEKIKEIVEFAVKHTPSAFNSQSSRLIVLTGSAHDKLWDITTQALRKAVGEGDFSGTQQKMDSFKAGYGTILFFEDESVVKSLQEQFATYADNFPIWSQQTSGMHQLVVWTALEAEGLGATLQHYNPLIDDDVKKEWDVPSNWKLIAQMPFGNPTAQPGDKEFKPLEDRIKYYK from the coding sequence ATGACAAAAGATTTTTACACGGCCATTAAAGAGAGACGTTCATATTATGGAATCAATAAAGAGGTCCAAGTATCTGATGAGAAAATAAAAGAAATTGTTGAATTTGCCGTTAAACACACGCCATCGGCTTTTAATTCCCAATCTTCCCGCCTTATTGTTTTAACAGGCTCAGCACATGATAAATTATGGGATATTACGACGCAAGCGTTAAGGAAAGCGGTCGGTGAGGGAGATTTCTCTGGCACTCAACAAAAAATGGATTCCTTTAAAGCGGGATATGGAACCATCTTATTCTTTGAAGATGAATCTGTTGTGAAATCACTTCAAGAACAATTTGCTACTTATGCCGATAACTTCCCAATCTGGTCACAACAAACATCAGGAATGCATCAATTAGTTGTTTGGACTGCCCTTGAAGCAGAAGGATTGGGAGCAACTTTACAGCATTATAATCCTCTAATTGATGATGATGTGAAAAAAGAATGGGATGTTCCAAGTAATTGGAAGTTGATTGCGCAAATGCCATTCGGTAATCCAACAGCTCAACCAGGTGATAAAGAATTCAAACCACTTGAGGATCGTATAAAATATTATAAATAA
- a CDS encoding PLP-dependent aminotransferase family protein, whose amino-acid sequence MLKYVALFNEFESLIQNGQLKAGFKLPSIRQLSDQHHCSKSTVIKALQELEKRHLIYAVPKSGYYVVQKEFNGKSEPTAEIDFVTSAPAWHQFPYHDFQHCINKAIDTYQQELFIYGTPKGLPSLIKVIQKQLEQYQVFAKEEQIFITSGVQQALSLLTLIPFPNERTHILVEQPSYHLFVEQLKAYKISVLGIQRTAEGIDLEELERIFSGQEIKFFYTMPRFHNPLGTSYSKKDREEILKLAVKYGVYIVEDDFLADFEENMKVDPIFSEDTHHMVIYLKSFSKIMFPGLRIGVAVLPKPLANSFQLYKRTADIDSSMISQAALEIYIKSGMFERHRNKVRLSYLVRANLLYDALEKHSTSGFHRPASICMNAHIILPHRLNSAHLIKNLHNQQVLVETIEQNYIDGFHQEKILKLNVSNTNIQKLDQGIALIYKELNNKQNYYL is encoded by the coding sequence ATGTTAAAATACGTAGCTTTGTTTAATGAATTTGAATCTCTCATCCAGAATGGACAGCTCAAAGCAGGATTTAAACTCCCATCAATTCGTCAACTAAGCGATCAACATCATTGTAGTAAAAGTACAGTCATAAAAGCCCTGCAAGAATTGGAAAAGAGGCATTTAATCTATGCGGTACCTAAAAGTGGATATTATGTCGTTCAAAAAGAATTTAATGGTAAAAGTGAACCAACTGCGGAAATCGATTTTGTTACCTCCGCTCCCGCTTGGCATCAATTTCCGTATCATGACTTTCAACATTGCATCAACAAAGCCATCGATACCTATCAGCAAGAATTGTTTATCTATGGCACTCCAAAAGGACTACCCTCTTTAATTAAAGTGATACAAAAGCAATTAGAGCAATATCAGGTTTTCGCAAAGGAAGAACAGATTTTCATTACTTCTGGTGTGCAACAAGCACTTTCCTTATTAACACTTATCCCCTTTCCAAATGAACGTACCCATATACTTGTTGAACAACCTAGTTATCATTTATTTGTGGAGCAATTGAAAGCGTACAAGATTTCCGTGCTAGGAATCCAACGAACGGCAGAAGGTATTGATTTAGAGGAATTAGAACGGATTTTTAGTGGTCAGGAAATTAAATTCTTTTATACGATGCCTCGTTTTCATAATCCGTTAGGGACTTCTTACTCTAAAAAGGACAGGGAAGAGATACTAAAACTTGCTGTAAAGTATGGTGTTTATATTGTCGAAGATGATTTTTTAGCAGATTTCGAAGAAAATATGAAGGTAGACCCTATTTTTTCCGAGGATACACATCACATGGTCATTTATTTAAAAAGCTTCTCTAAAATAATGTTTCCAGGATTACGTATAGGTGTTGCCGTATTGCCAAAACCATTAGCGAACAGCTTCCAACTATATAAAAGAACAGCTGATATCGATAGTTCCATGATTTCACAAGCAGCCCTGGAAATCTACATAAAAAGCGGTATGTTTGAACGCCATAGAAACAAAGTGCGCCTGTCCTATTTAGTGCGTGCAAACTTGCTATATGATGCTCTAGAAAAGCACTCAACTTCAGGCTTTCATCGCCCAGCATCCATATGTATGAACGCTCATATCATACTACCTCATCGTTTAAATAGTGCTCACCTAATCAAAAACTTACACAATCAACAAGTACTGGTAGAGACGATAGAGCAAAATTATATAGATGGCTTTCACCAGGAAAAAATATTAAAATTAAACGTGTCCAATACAAATATACAAAAACTTGATCAAGGAATAGCACTCATTTATAAAGAATTGAATAACAAGCAGAACTATTACTTATAA
- a CDS encoding DMT family transporter → MPEHKKAYFAAILYAIIIGFSFIFTKISLMEASPLDTLAHRFTMAFLIAIIFKLYRRTSVKMSAKDTLKTLPLVFLYPILFFTFQVFGLVYTSSSEAGIIQATIPIFTLLSASLFLKEYAGKSQKFFLYLSVMGVIFIFVMNDLQLEAHSLKGTILILLSAIAAALYNVVARRLTKRYSLFTLTYVMTFYGFFAFNSMAIINHIINQSFSSFFLPYTSSAFLISIIYLGALSSLLTAFLSNYALSILPASKMSVFSNLATLITVMAGVIFLHESIHYYHVIGAMIILVGVIGTNYFGGNRSKHISKVIGDPLMKREVK, encoded by the coding sequence ATGCCAGAACATAAAAAAGCCTATTTTGCGGCGATACTATATGCCATTATTATTGGATTTTCATTTATCTTTACAAAAATATCATTAATGGAAGCGAGTCCGTTAGACACATTGGCACATCGATTTACGATGGCTTTTTTGATCGCTATAATTTTTAAGCTGTATAGGAGGACATCAGTGAAAATGAGTGCAAAGGATACTTTGAAAACTCTTCCGTTGGTGTTCCTTTATCCAATTTTATTCTTTACATTCCAAGTGTTTGGTCTCGTTTATACCTCATCTTCAGAAGCGGGTATCATCCAAGCGACCATACCAATTTTCACGTTATTATCAGCTTCATTATTTTTGAAGGAATACGCGGGTAAAAGTCAGAAATTTTTTCTTTACTTATCTGTGATGGGGGTTATCTTTATCTTTGTCATGAATGACTTGCAACTTGAGGCTCACAGTTTGAAAGGAACGATCCTGATCTTATTATCTGCGATTGCTGCGGCTCTTTATAATGTGGTAGCAAGAAGGTTAACAAAGCGATATTCACTATTTACGTTAACTTATGTGATGACGTTCTATGGTTTTTTTGCTTTTAATAGTATGGCCATCATCAACCATATCATTAACCAATCTTTTAGTAGCTTTTTTTTACCCTATACAAGTAGTGCATTTCTCATTTCGATCATATATCTTGGTGCATTATCGTCACTGCTTACTGCTTTTTTATCAAACTATGCATTATCTATATTACCAGCATCTAAGATGAGCGTTTTCAGTAATTTAGCGACATTGATTACGGTTATGGCAGGGGTGATATTCTTACATGAATCCATACACTATTATCACGTTATTGGTGCAATGATTATTCTTGTTGGTGTAATCGGCACAAACTATTTTGGTGGAAATCGGTCAAAGCATATCAGTAAGGTTATTGGCGATCCATTAATGAAGAGAGAGGTAAAGTGA
- a CDS encoding DMT family transporter codes for MNKYLLLLVISCIWGSQFFFIALVIDNVGVITLSAIKACIGGICLLFIGFFLSKEERRVNRSYYKWYIIIAVFEVVLPFVFIAQGQKTVPSSIASMLIGMVPVFTILFLITFYKRKSTMPEITSILFGFAGIVFLSWPTQGFHDLFTSIQGNILLILAAMSFGLSLIIMEKLNEGSSVIHMRNVLLIASAFLIPMSLLFEQSFKLDLERSQSIYLAILGIFHAGVVYALFNRLIRQEGALFTSFSNYIVPVIGMILGFFFLHEALSIHQMIGMGIIMMSLVFSDKKIITKLIRK; via the coding sequence ATGAATAAATATTTGTTATTACTGGTGATTAGTTGTATATGGGGATCTCAATTCTTCTTTATTGCATTAGTTATAGATAATGTTGGGGTTATTACTTTGTCAGCCATCAAAGCATGTATAGGTGGTATCTGTTTACTCTTCATTGGTTTTTTCTTATCAAAAGAAGAGCGAAGAGTAAATAGGAGTTATTATAAATGGTATATAATCATTGCGGTTTTCGAAGTTGTACTACCATTCGTATTTATTGCGCAAGGTCAGAAAACGGTACCAAGCAGTATCGCATCGATGTTGATTGGAATGGTTCCTGTCTTTACCATCCTCTTTTTAATAACATTTTACAAAAGAAAAAGCACAATGCCGGAGATTACAAGTATACTATTCGGATTTGCAGGTATTGTCTTCCTTTCCTGGCCAACACAAGGATTCCATGACCTTTTCACCAGTATTCAAGGTAATATCCTATTGATATTGGCTGCCATGAGTTTTGGATTATCATTGATTATCATGGAGAAATTAAATGAGGGATCTTCCGTTATTCATATGAGAAATGTATTATTGATTGCCAGTGCATTTCTCATCCCAATGTCCCTTTTATTTGAGCAATCTTTCAAATTGGATTTAGAACGATCTCAATCTATCTACTTAGCGATTTTAGGCATTTTCCATGCAGGAGTAGTTTATGCATTATTTAATAGGCTGATTCGGCAAGAAGGCGCGTTATTTACGTCATTCAGTAATTATATAGTGCCTGTCATCGGTATGATTTTAGGCTTTTTCTTTTTACATGAAGCGTTGTCTATTCATCAGATGATTGGGATGGGTATAATTATGATGTCATTGGTTTTTTCAGACAAAAAAATAATAACCAAGTTGATAAGAAAGTAG
- a CDS encoding MFS transporter, producing the protein MNYKRFVIYQGTVGMAASMIFPFYILLIKNVGTSYSQFGWAYGIFSLTAALSYPLIGKFADKAGDKTFLIIYSWGMALILLAFPLAYEIWHVYLLQIIMGVLGAVQKNTEKTVLARYVTKTTAGKEIGNYHVWTSIGAAAAVIATGYLVDFLTIGSIFYLASLMFAWSGFIIMKMDKNAPLSNAE; encoded by the coding sequence ATGAATTATAAACGTTTTGTTATTTACCAAGGCACTGTTGGTATGGCTGCCAGCATGATTTTCCCTTTTTATATTTTGCTAATCAAGAATGTAGGTACCAGCTATTCGCAATTCGGATGGGCATATGGAATATTCTCACTGACAGCAGCACTTAGTTACCCTTTAATCGGAAAATTCGCTGACAAAGCCGGTGACAAAACATTTCTCATTATCTATTCATGGGGGATGGCACTAATTCTTCTTGCCTTTCCTCTCGCATATGAAATTTGGCATGTCTATCTCCTGCAAATTATAATGGGGGTCCTTGGGGCTGTACAAAAAAACACTGAAAAAACGGTACTTGCAAGATATGTTACGAAAACAACCGCGGGTAAGGAAATTGGAAACTACCATGTTTGGACATCCATTGGTGCTGCAGCTGCCGTGATAGCAACCGGATATTTAGTCGACTTTTTAACGATTGGAAGCATCTTTTACCTTGCATCCTTAATGTTTGCCTGGTCTGGATTTATTATAATGAAGATGGATAAAAACGCTCCACTATCTAATGCAGAATAA
- a CDS encoding FAD-binding oxidoreductase: MKRFFFIIPYAILFGLSLQAFNFKLDHPIAEDISRLMPVKMKAIKAEDSEGAIKKVIKEAVKNGDSISIAGMQHSQGGQTLYPNGILLDMKHYDKILDLDVKEKHITVQSGATWADLQEYINPYGLALKVSQSQNIFTIGGSLSVNVHGRDIRHHALIETVESFRLLNAKGQILTVSREENSELFSSVIGGYGLFGVILDVTLQLTDDELYKIKTKSLNYDEYTSYFKRDVLQNDAVKMHLARISVAPGSYLDEMYVTDYYRANDQAQLSNYNTLKRETIVAVPKFFLGQSRYNDWGKKRFWETQETYMANIDGNLVSRNNVMRSDSAFMDYSNPSKTEVLQEYFVPIDQFTDYIDDLRKTLSHEKDFNLLNITIRYVEHNDESLMSYAKDDMFALVMLINQGTDNESKENTGRVIRNMINVTLEHNGSYYLPYYGYPTKTQLFEAYPRAEEFFQLKKKYDPDNRFMNLFYKEYHP, from the coding sequence ATGAAACGATTTTTCTTTATCATCCCATATGCAATACTATTTGGTTTATCCCTGCAGGCTTTTAATTTCAAGCTTGACCACCCCATTGCAGAAGATATCAGCCGCCTGATGCCAGTTAAAATGAAAGCGATAAAAGCAGAAGATAGTGAAGGAGCAATCAAAAAGGTCATTAAAGAAGCTGTAAAAAACGGTGATTCCATTTCCATTGCCGGAATGCAGCATAGCCAAGGGGGACAGACATTATACCCAAACGGGATCCTGCTGGATATGAAGCATTATGACAAAATCCTTGATTTGGATGTAAAAGAAAAACACATCACGGTTCAAAGCGGAGCAACCTGGGCTGATCTACAGGAATATATCAACCCATATGGACTTGCACTGAAGGTCAGTCAATCTCAAAACATATTCACCATCGGCGGTTCTTTGAGCGTTAATGTCCATGGCCGTGATATCCGCCATCATGCCTTGATAGAAACCGTGGAATCTTTTAGATTGCTTAACGCGAAAGGACAAATCCTAACGGTGAGCCGCGAAGAAAATTCGGAGCTCTTCTCTTCGGTTATTGGCGGATATGGTTTGTTTGGAGTAATACTTGATGTTACACTCCAGCTAACCGATGACGAACTTTATAAAATTAAAACGAAATCACTCAATTATGATGAATATACTTCGTATTTTAAAAGAGATGTCCTTCAAAACGATGCTGTTAAAATGCATCTGGCAAGAATATCGGTTGCTCCTGGCTCCTATTTGGATGAAATGTATGTAACGGATTATTATAGGGCAAATGACCAAGCACAGCTATCGAACTACAATACTCTCAAACGGGAAACAATCGTTGCCGTGCCTAAATTCTTTCTTGGCCAATCGCGTTATAATGACTGGGGGAAAAAGAGGTTTTGGGAAACTCAAGAGACCTACATGGCCAATATTGATGGTAACTTGGTTTCCAGGAATAATGTGATGAGGTCGGACTCTGCCTTTATGGATTACAGCAATCCCTCCAAAACAGAAGTGTTGCAAGAATACTTCGTTCCGATAGATCAATTTACTGATTATATCGATGATCTAAGAAAAACTTTATCACATGAAAAAGATTTCAATTTATTAAATATTACAATTCGTTATGTGGAACATAATGATGAATCACTCATGTCCTATGCCAAGGATGATATGTTCGCTCTTGTTATGCTAATCAATCAAGGGACAGATAACGAAAGTAAGGAAAATACGGGAAGGGTCATCCGTAATATGATTAATGTGACGCTTGAGCATAATGGCAGCTACTATTTGCCCTATTATGGTTATCCAACCAAGACACAATTATTTGAAGCGTATCCGCGTGCTGAGGAATTCTTTCAATTAAAGAAGAAGTATGATCCTGATAATCGCTTCATGAATCTTTTCTACAAGGAGTATCATCCATGA